A genomic stretch from Thermomonospora umbrina includes:
- the sucC gene encoding ADP-forming succinate--CoA ligase subunit beta, protein MDLFEHQAKELFAEYGVPVPTGKVAHTPEEARAIAADLFAAGSRKVVVKAQVKTGGRGKAGGVKLADTADEAQSLAEQILGMDIKGHTVHKVLVEAGSAIAEEYYFSFLLDRANRTFLSICSAEGGMDIEEVAATDPAAVAKVLIAPIAGVDRAKAREIAQAGNLPEKALDGAAELIERLWAVFTDEDATLVEVNPLILTADGEVWALDGKVTLDENAAFRQPEHADLADEKTTDPLEARAKDKDLNYVKLDGSVGIIGNGAGLVMSTLDVVAYAGERHGGQKPANFLDIGGGASAEVMANGLEIVLSDPSVKSVFVNVFGGITACDAVANGIVSAYRLLADRGETVDRPLVVRLDGNNAELGRQILDDASLPGVRRVDTMDEAAEKAAELAAAGA, encoded by the coding sequence GTGGACCTGTTCGAACATCAGGCGAAGGAACTCTTCGCCGAGTACGGGGTACCGGTGCCCACCGGCAAGGTGGCCCACACGCCCGAGGAAGCCAGGGCGATCGCGGCGGACCTGTTCGCCGCAGGAAGCAGGAAGGTCGTCGTCAAGGCCCAGGTCAAGACCGGCGGCCGAGGAAAGGCGGGGGGCGTCAAGCTCGCCGACACCGCCGACGAGGCCCAGTCCCTCGCCGAGCAGATCCTCGGCATGGACATCAAGGGCCACACCGTCCACAAGGTCCTGGTGGAGGCGGGCAGCGCCATCGCGGAGGAGTACTACTTCTCCTTCCTGCTCGACCGCGCCAACCGCACCTTCCTGTCCATCTGCTCCGCCGAGGGCGGGATGGACATCGAGGAGGTCGCCGCGACCGACCCGGCCGCCGTGGCCAAGGTCCTGATCGCCCCGATCGCCGGGGTGGACCGCGCCAAGGCGCGCGAGATCGCGCAGGCCGGGAACCTGCCCGAGAAGGCGCTGGACGGCGCCGCCGAGCTGATCGAGCGGCTGTGGGCGGTGTTCACCGACGAGGACGCCACCCTGGTCGAGGTCAACCCGCTGATCCTCACCGCCGACGGCGAGGTCTGGGCGCTCGACGGCAAGGTCACCCTCGACGAGAACGCCGCGTTCCGCCAGCCGGAGCACGCCGACCTCGCCGACGAGAAGACCACCGACCCGCTCGAGGCCCGCGCCAAGGACAAGGACCTCAACTACGTCAAGCTGGACGGCTCGGTCGGCATCATCGGCAACGGCGCCGGCCTGGTCATGTCCACCCTGGACGTGGTCGCCTACGCGGGCGAGCGGCACGGCGGGCAGAAGCCGGCCAACTTCCTGGACATCGGCGGCGGCGCGTCCGCCGAGGTGATGGCGAACGGGCTGGAGATCGTGCTCTCGGACCCCTCGGTCAAGAGCGTCTTCGTCAACGTCTTCGGCGGCATCACCGCCTGTGACGCCGTCGCCAACGGCATCGTGTCGGCCTACAGGCTGCTCGCCGATCGCGGGGAGACCGTGGACCGGCCGCTGGTGGTGCGCCTGGACGGCAACAACGCCGAACTGGGCCGACAGATCCTCGACGACGCCTCCCTCCCGGGCGTCCGGCGGGTGGACACGATGGACGAGGCGGCCGAGAAGGCCGCCGAGCTCGCCGCGGCAGGTGCGTGA
- the sucD gene encoding succinate--CoA ligase subunit alpha encodes MAIWLTENSKVIVQGMTGSEGSKHTGRMLRAGTNVVGGVNARKAGQSVDFDGTSLPVFGTVAEAMRETGADVSVVFVPPKFTKDAVVEAIDAGIGLCVVITEGVPVHDTAYFWDYATAKGNATRIIGPNCPGIASPGTSNAGIIPADITTPGKIGLVSKSGTLTYQMMYELRDIGFSTCVGIGGDPVIGTTHIDALQAFQEDPETEAIVMIGEIGGDAEERAAAYIEQHVTKPVVGYVAGFTAPEGKTMGHAGAIVSGSSGTAEAKKEALEKVGVRVGKTPSETARLMREIMKNR; translated from the coding sequence ATGGCTATCTGGCTCACTGAGAACAGCAAGGTCATCGTGCAGGGGATGACCGGCTCCGAAGGTTCCAAGCACACCGGGCGGATGCTGCGGGCCGGCACGAACGTGGTCGGCGGCGTGAACGCCCGCAAGGCGGGGCAGAGCGTCGACTTCGACGGCACGTCCCTGCCGGTGTTCGGGACCGTCGCCGAGGCGATGCGGGAGACCGGCGCGGACGTGTCGGTGGTCTTCGTGCCGCCGAAGTTCACCAAGGACGCCGTGGTGGAGGCCATCGACGCGGGCATCGGCCTGTGCGTGGTCATCACCGAGGGCGTGCCGGTGCACGACACGGCGTACTTCTGGGACTATGCGACGGCGAAGGGCAACGCGACCCGCATCATCGGGCCGAACTGCCCCGGGATCGCCTCGCCCGGCACGTCCAACGCGGGCATCATCCCGGCCGACATCACCACACCAGGCAAGATCGGGCTGGTGTCCAAGTCCGGCACGCTGACGTACCAGATGATGTACGAGCTGCGCGACATCGGCTTCTCCACCTGTGTGGGCATCGGCGGCGACCCCGTCATCGGCACCACCCACATCGACGCCCTCCAGGCGTTCCAGGAGGACCCGGAGACCGAGGCGATCGTGATGATCGGCGAGATCGGCGGCGACGCCGAGGAGCGCGCCGCCGCCTACATCGAGCAGCACGTCACCAAGCCGGTGGTCGGCTACGTCGCCGGGTTCACCGCGCCCGAGGGCAAGACCATGGGCCACGCCGGCGCGATCGTGTCGGGCTCGTCCGGCACCGCGGAGGCCAAGAAGGAGGCCCTGGAGAAGGTCGGCGTCCGGGTCGGCAAGACCCCGAGCGAGACCGCCCGCCTGATGCGCGAGATCATGAAGAACCGTTAG
- a CDS encoding DUF6350 family protein, giving the protein MSDVKPGQRPPRKPRPEAPERAARPGRPEAGPPGETGGPARPLAVTGLVAASWCVGLGLAVLTTVTLVGWIAAPRTALGTGLPGVFRTAVNFWLVAHHAGFSLADGRVGMLPLGLTVLPGALLYRSGSWMIRAAGVSRRPRIGVVHVALALAIPYAVLAALLALAASTAVVRPSTWQALVTSFCVATVAGGLGAARALVAARGRRVRSGVGALLRLLPERPRSLVIGVLGALGVLVASGAALIGAALAMHMSEAAALYDELAPGIVGGVLLLLVQLAFLPNAVIWGMAYAIGPGFAVGEDTSVSPTGVFLDVVPSFPLLAALPEPGPAPALSLVALMMPFVAGAVAGVLTIRAMPSPTHEAAPLWGFLSGVLTGCAMAVLAALSGGPLGGGRLTVMGPSPWRVGMMAALEVGIAAALAAWLLNWRMLRRTAEDPEERPARRRPTAPRRRRPATPESPRAARTPAPTPPPPSSSEPPAPPAPRPAKRPVVAEPVEFEEAEPVLKPRRPRKPRVREPAEEPPPEPEPADPPTPPEPVAEEPDHAEPPKRSNDDPGRTENRGGAIYVLRDDESH; this is encoded by the coding sequence GTGTCGGACGTCAAGCCAGGACAGCGCCCGCCCCGGAAGCCGCGGCCGGAGGCCCCCGAACGCGCCGCGCGTCCCGGGCGGCCCGAGGCCGGACCGCCGGGGGAGACCGGGGGACCGGCCAGACCGCTGGCCGTCACCGGGCTCGTGGCGGCGTCCTGGTGCGTGGGCCTCGGACTGGCGGTGCTGACGACCGTCACCCTCGTCGGCTGGATCGCCGCCCCCCGCACCGCGCTGGGCACCGGCCTGCCGGGCGTCTTCCGCACGGCGGTCAACTTCTGGCTGGTGGCCCACCACGCCGGGTTCTCGCTCGCCGACGGGCGGGTCGGGATGCTGCCCCTGGGCCTCACCGTGCTCCCGGGCGCGCTCCTGTACCGCAGCGGGAGTTGGATGATCCGGGCCGCCGGAGTGTCCCGACGCCCCCGCATCGGCGTCGTGCACGTCGCGCTGGCCCTGGCGATCCCCTACGCCGTCCTCGCCGCGCTGTTGGCCCTGGCCGCCTCCACCGCGGTGGTGCGCCCGTCGACCTGGCAGGCGCTCGTCACGTCGTTCTGCGTGGCCACCGTGGCGGGCGGGCTCGGCGCGGCGCGCGCCCTGGTCGCCGCGCGGGGTCGCCGGGTCCGCTCCGGGGTGGGGGCGCTGCTCCGGCTGCTGCCGGAACGGCCGCGCTCGCTGGTCATCGGCGTTCTGGGGGCCCTGGGCGTGCTGGTGGCCTCCGGTGCGGCGCTCATCGGGGCGGCCCTGGCGATGCACATGTCCGAGGCCGCCGCCCTGTACGACGAGCTGGCGCCGGGGATCGTCGGGGGAGTGCTGCTCCTGCTGGTGCAGTTGGCGTTCCTGCCCAACGCGGTGATCTGGGGGATGGCCTACGCCATCGGCCCGGGGTTCGCGGTGGGCGAGGACACCAGCGTGTCGCCCACCGGGGTCTTCCTCGACGTGGTGCCGTCGTTCCCGCTGCTGGCGGCCCTTCCCGAGCCCGGCCCCGCGCCCGCGCTGTCCCTGGTGGCGCTGATGATGCCGTTCGTGGCGGGCGCGGTCGCCGGAGTGCTGACCATCCGCGCCATGCCCAGCCCGACGCACGAGGCGGCCCCCCTGTGGGGTTTCCTGTCCGGGGTGTTGACCGGTTGCGCGATGGCGGTGCTCGCGGCGCTGTCGGGGGGCCCGCTGGGCGGCGGCCGGCTCACCGTCATGGGCCCGTCGCCGTGGCGCGTCGGGATGATGGCCGCCCTGGAGGTGGGCATCGCCGCCGCCCTCGCCGCCTGGCTGCTGAACTGGCGGATGCTGCGCCGTACCGCCGAAGACCCCGAGGAACGTCCCGCACGCCGCAGGCCCACGGCCCCCCGCCGCCGCCGGCCCGCCACCCCCGAGTCACCCCGCGCCGCCCGGACACCCGCCCCGACCCCGCCGCCGCCCTCGTCGTCGGAGCCGCCCGCGCCGCCCGCCCCACGTCCGGCCAAGCGGCCCGTGGTGGCCGAGCCGGTGGAGTTCGAGGAGGCCGAGCCCGTTCTGAAGCCCCGCAGGCCGCGCAAGCCCCGCGTCCGCGAGCCCGCAGAGGAGCCGCCCCCGGAGCCCGAGCCCGCAGACCCGCCGACACCCCCGGAGCCTGTGGCGGAAGAACCCGACCACGCCGAGCCACCGAAACGGTCGAACGACGACCCCGGCCGCACCGAGAATCGCGGCGGCGCGATCTACGTGCTCCGCGACGACGAGTCCCACTAG
- the purN gene encoding phosphoribosylglycinamide formyltransferase → MSARLVVLVSGAGTNLQALLDACADPAYGATVVAVGSDRHDIAGLERAERAGAPTFTVRVPDFIDRREWDAALTDAVAAHEPDLVVSAGFMKILGPAFLERFGGRVVNTHPALLPAFPGAHAVRDALAYGVKVTGCTVHFVDEGVDTGPVIAQEAVPVGWHDDEDALHERIKQVERRLLIEVVGRLARDGWTAKGRRVSLKCRTCNDAGPDARTDNDVGDEPRGARP, encoded by the coding sequence GTGTCCGCCCGGCTTGTCGTACTTGTCTCCGGAGCGGGGACCAACCTACAGGCGCTGCTCGACGCGTGCGCGGATCCAGCCTACGGCGCGACGGTCGTCGCCGTGGGCTCCGACCGCCACGACATCGCGGGTCTGGAACGGGCCGAACGCGCCGGGGCCCCCACGTTCACGGTACGCGTCCCCGACTTCATCGACCGCCGGGAGTGGGACGCGGCGCTGACCGACGCGGTGGCCGCCCACGAGCCCGACCTGGTGGTCTCGGCCGGCTTCATGAAGATCCTCGGCCCGGCGTTCCTGGAGCGTTTCGGCGGCCGGGTCGTCAACACGCATCCGGCGCTGCTGCCCGCGTTCCCCGGCGCGCACGCCGTCCGGGACGCCCTGGCGTACGGCGTCAAGGTCACCGGCTGTACGGTGCACTTCGTCGACGAGGGCGTGGACACCGGTCCGGTGATCGCCCAGGAGGCGGTCCCGGTCGGTTGGCACGACGACGAGGACGCCCTGCACGAACGGATCAAGCAGGTCGAACGACGGCTGCTGATCGAGGTGGTGGGACGGCTGGCCCGCGACGGCTGGACCGCCAAGGGACGTCGGGTGTCCCTGAAATGCCGCACCTGCAACGACGCCGGTCCGGACGCGCGGACTGACAACGACGTAGGCGACGAACCGAGGGGAGCTCGACCGTGA
- the purH gene encoding bifunctional phosphoribosylaminoimidazolecarboxamide formyltransferase/IMP cyclohydrolase, with the protein MSRVAIKRALISVYDKTGLEDLARGLHAAGVEIVSTGSTAARIADAGVPVLKVEALTGFPECLDGRVKTLHPRVHAGLLADRRKDGHLRQLADLDIELFDLAVVNLYPFAETVASGAGPDECVEQIDIGGPTMVRAAAKNHAGVAVVVDPSSYGAVLEAVREGGFTLEQRRRLAARAFAHTASYDVAVASWFAGSYAPDEAAGASEWPDFLGGTWERAAVLRYGENPHQRAALYSEGKAGLAEAEQLHGKEMSYNNYVDADAARRAAYDFAEPCVAIIKHANPCGIAIGADVAEAHLKAHECDPVSAYGGVIAVNRPVSTAMAERVAGIFTEVVVAPDFEPEALEILSRKKNIRLLRCPEGPAGGVEFRRIDGGVLLQTVDRIDAEVPDGGDDPATWTLKTGEAADDAVLRDLAFAWRACRSVKSNAILLAADGATVGVGMGQVNRVDSCKLAVQRAGDRAASAVAASDAFFPFADGPEVLIAAGVRAIVQPGGSVRDDEVVAACEKAGITLYLTGVRHFFH; encoded by the coding sequence GTGAGTCGAGTGGCGATCAAGCGTGCGCTGATCAGCGTGTACGACAAGACGGGGCTGGAGGACCTGGCCCGCGGCCTGCACGCGGCCGGGGTGGAGATCGTCTCCACCGGGTCCACCGCGGCGCGCATCGCCGACGCCGGGGTGCCGGTGCTGAAGGTGGAGGCGCTCACCGGCTTCCCCGAGTGCCTGGACGGCCGGGTCAAGACCCTGCACCCCCGCGTTCACGCGGGCCTGCTGGCCGACCGGCGCAAGGACGGGCACCTTCGGCAGCTCGCGGACCTCGACATCGAGCTCTTCGACCTCGCGGTGGTGAACCTGTACCCGTTCGCCGAGACCGTCGCCTCCGGGGCGGGCCCGGACGAGTGCGTCGAGCAGATCGACATCGGTGGGCCCACCATGGTGCGCGCCGCCGCCAAGAACCACGCGGGTGTCGCCGTCGTCGTCGACCCCTCCTCGTACGGCGCGGTGCTGGAGGCCGTCCGGGAGGGCGGCTTCACGCTGGAGCAACGCCGCCGGCTCGCCGCCCGCGCCTTCGCGCACACCGCCTCGTACGACGTGGCGGTCGCGTCCTGGTTCGCCGGGTCGTACGCGCCCGACGAGGCCGCCGGGGCGAGCGAGTGGCCCGACTTCCTGGGCGGCACGTGGGAGCGCGCGGCCGTCCTGCGGTACGGCGAGAACCCGCACCAGCGGGCCGCCCTGTACTCCGAGGGCAAGGCCGGTCTGGCGGAGGCCGAGCAGCTCCACGGCAAGGAGATGTCGTACAACAACTATGTCGACGCCGACGCGGCCCGCCGCGCCGCCTACGACTTCGCCGAGCCCTGCGTGGCGATCATCAAGCACGCCAACCCGTGCGGCATCGCGATCGGCGCCGACGTGGCCGAGGCCCACCTGAAGGCCCACGAGTGCGACCCGGTCTCCGCGTACGGCGGTGTGATCGCGGTGAACCGGCCGGTGAGCACGGCGATGGCCGAGCGGGTCGCCGGGATCTTCACCGAGGTCGTGGTGGCCCCGGACTTCGAGCCCGAGGCCCTGGAGATCCTGTCCCGCAAGAAGAACATCCGGCTGCTGCGCTGCCCCGAGGGCCCCGCCGGGGGCGTGGAGTTCCGGCGCATCGACGGCGGAGTGCTCCTGCAGACCGTCGACCGGATCGACGCCGAGGTCCCCGACGGCGGCGACGACCCCGCCACCTGGACCCTCAAGACCGGCGAGGCCGCCGACGACGCCGTCCTGCGCGACCTGGCGTTCGCCTGGAGGGCCTGCCGTTCGGTCAAGTCCAACGCCATCCTGCTGGCCGCCGACGGCGCCACCGTCGGCGTGGGCATGGGCCAGGTCAACCGGGTCGACTCCTGCAAGCTGGCCGTCCAGCGCGCCGGCGACCGCGCCGCCTCCGCGGTGGCCGCCTCCGATGCCTTCTTCCCGTTCGCGGACGGCCCCGAGGTGCTGATCGCCGCGGGTGTCCGGGCGATCGTCCAGCCCGGCGGCTCCGTCCGCGACGACGAGGTGGTCGCGGCCTGCGAGAAGGCGGGGATCACCCTGTACCTCACCGGGGTCCGCCACTTCTTCCACTGA
- a CDS encoding bifunctional methylenetetrahydrofolate dehydrogenase/methenyltetrahydrofolate cyclohydrolase — translation MTARILDGKATAAEIRADLKTRVAALRERGVEVGLGTVLVGDDPGSRSYVGMKHRDCAEVGIRSIRRDLPADSTQEQVERAVAELNDDPACTGYIVQLPLPAGLDEQRVLERIDPAKDADGLHPISLGRLVLMQPGPLPCTPKGIVALLRRFDVPLRGAEVVVVGRGITVGRPLGLLLTRRSENATVTLCHTGTKDLAAHTRDADIIVAAAGVPGLITADMVKPGAAVLDVGVSRVDGRLAGDVALDVAEVAGWVAPNPGGVGPMTRAMLLANVVESAEAAASA, via the coding sequence GTGACTGCTCGAATTTTGGACGGTAAGGCCACGGCGGCGGAGATCCGCGCCGACCTCAAGACGCGGGTCGCCGCGCTTCGCGAGCGGGGAGTCGAGGTGGGCCTCGGCACGGTGCTGGTGGGGGACGACCCCGGCAGCCGCTCGTACGTGGGGATGAAGCACCGCGACTGCGCCGAGGTGGGCATCCGGTCGATCCGCAGGGATCTGCCGGCCGACTCCACACAGGAGCAGGTGGAACGGGCGGTCGCCGAGTTGAACGACGACCCGGCGTGCACCGGCTACATCGTGCAGTTGCCGCTGCCGGCCGGGCTGGACGAGCAGCGGGTGCTGGAGCGCATCGACCCCGCCAAGGACGCCGACGGCCTGCACCCCATCAGCCTGGGACGGCTGGTCCTGATGCAGCCGGGCCCCCTGCCCTGCACCCCGAAGGGCATCGTCGCCCTCCTGCGCCGCTTCGACGTCCCACTGCGCGGCGCCGAGGTCGTGGTGGTGGGCCGTGGCATCACCGTGGGCCGCCCCTTGGGCCTCCTCCTGACCCGGCGCAGCGAGAACGCCACCGTGACGCTCTGCCACACGGGCACCAAGGACCTGGCCGCCCACACCCGCGACGCCGACATCATCGTCGCCGCCGCGGGCGTGCCGGGCCTGATCACCGCGGACATGGTCAAGCCCGGTGCCGCCGTCCTGGACGTCGGTGTCTCACGAGTGGACGGCAGGCTGGCCGGCGACGTCGCCCTTGACGTCGCCGAGGTCGCCGGTTGGGTCGCCCCCAACCCCGGCGGCGTGGGTCCGATGACCCGCGCCATGCTGCTGGCCAACGTGGTCGAGTCCGCCGAAGCGGCCGCGTCCGCCTGA
- a CDS encoding FHA domain-containing protein, giving the protein MVVPLRPEVTTVGRGRGVDVRLDDPSVSRLHAEIVRRGPYVYVVDMGLSRNGTRVNGRPIARRVLEDGDVVSFGTARCRLGGIPREEVDPDIELRRAVAPELTRREVDVLTALCRPALSDAAFVAPATAREIAGDLVVTEAAVKQHLLRLYQKFRIPEGANRRTRLANEVIAMGLVRPLPPVQVPPQQRPPAEGRPTGELRRPIAPGMPHKAVPGRPAATAGPPRPAAGAAGRRAS; this is encoded by the coding sequence ATGGTGGTGCCGCTGCGCCCCGAAGTGACGACGGTCGGACGAGGAAGAGGAGTTGACGTACGCCTCGATGACCCTTCTGTGTCCCGTCTGCACGCGGAGATCGTGCGGCGCGGACCGTACGTGTACGTCGTGGACATGGGACTCTCCCGTAACGGGACCCGTGTCAACGGCCGACCCATCGCCCGCCGGGTGCTGGAGGACGGCGATGTCGTGAGCTTCGGCACGGCACGCTGCCGCTTGGGGGGCATCCCCCGCGAGGAGGTCGATCCCGACATCGAACTGCGGCGCGCGGTCGCCCCGGAGCTCACCCGTCGTGAGGTGGACGTGCTGACGGCGCTGTGCCGGCCGGCCCTGTCCGACGCCGCGTTCGTGGCCCCCGCCACGGCGCGGGAGATCGCCGGCGATCTCGTCGTCACGGAGGCCGCGGTCAAGCAGCACCTGCTGCGCCTCTACCAGAAGTTCCGGATCCCGGAGGGGGCCAACCGGCGCACCCGGCTGGCCAACGAGGTGATCGCGATGGGTCTGGTCCGGCCGCTGCCGCCGGTCCAGGTCCCCCCGCAGCAGCGCCCCCCGGCGGAGGGCCGCCCGACGGGGGAGCTCCGACGTCCGATCGCCCCGGGAATGCCCCACAAGGCCGTCCCGGGCCGACCGGCGGCCACGGCCGGCCCTCCCCGCCCCGCGGCCGGCGCGGCGGGACGCAGGGCTAGCTGA
- a CDS encoding DUF3017 domain-containing protein translates to MADRPMDEHGGAPPPALRRRRRTAPRRKAASSAHWLGQLPYVLALCGVGGALAMYAGAHFRKGSALLAAGVLFGALARLVLPESQVGMLAIRKKWLDVLTMVALAVAVAVVAWVVPGD, encoded by the coding sequence GTGGCGGACAGGCCGATGGACGAGCATGGCGGGGCTCCCCCGCCGGCGCTCCGCCGCCGCCGGCGCACCGCCCCGCGCAGGAAGGCCGCGTCCTCCGCCCACTGGCTCGGCCAGCTCCCGTACGTGCTCGCCCTGTGCGGGGTCGGCGGCGCGCTGGCCATGTACGCCGGCGCCCACTTCCGCAAGGGCTCGGCCCTGCTGGCCGCCGGGGTGCTCTTCGGCGCGCTGGCCCGACTGGTGCTCCCCGAGAGCCAGGTCGGCATGCTCGCCATCCGCAAGAAGTGGCTCGACGTGCTGACCATGGTCGCGCTCGCGGTGGCGGTCGCGGTGGTCGCCTGGGTGGTGCCGGGCGACTGA
- a CDS encoding NADP-dependent isocitrate dehydrogenase — protein MPKIKVAGPVVELDGDEMTRIIWEFIKDQLILPYLDVDLKYYDLGIEHRDATDDQVTVDAANAIKEHGVGVKCATITPDEARVEEFGLKQMWRSPNGTIRNILGGVVFREPIIVSNIPRLVPSWTKPIIIGRHAHGDQYKATDFRVPGPGTLTVTFTPEDGSEPIELQVAQYPEGGGVAMAMYNFRRSIEDFARASFRYGLARDYPVYLSTKNTILKSYDGMFKDVFAEIFEAEFKAEFDAQGLTYEHRLIDDMVAAAMKWEGGYVWATKNYDGDVQSDTVAQGFGSLGLMTSVLMTPDGRTVEAEAAHGTVTRHYRQHQQGKPTSTNPIASIFAWTRGLAHRGKLDNTPEVTGFAQTLEQVCIETVESGQMTKDLALLVPGEQPWLTTQEFLHALDVNLQKKVNGA, from the coding sequence ATGCCCAAGATCAAAGTAGCGGGCCCGGTCGTCGAACTCGACGGCGACGAGATGACCAGGATCATCTGGGAATTCATCAAGGACCAGTTGATCCTGCCCTATCTGGACGTGGACCTGAAGTACTACGACCTGGGGATCGAGCATCGGGACGCCACCGATGACCAGGTCACCGTGGACGCCGCCAACGCCATCAAGGAGCACGGCGTCGGTGTGAAGTGCGCCACCATCACCCCCGACGAGGCACGCGTCGAGGAGTTCGGCCTCAAGCAGATGTGGCGGTCCCCCAACGGGACGATCCGCAACATCCTCGGGGGCGTGGTCTTCCGCGAGCCGATCATCGTTTCCAACATCCCCCGCCTGGTGCCGAGCTGGACCAAGCCGATCATCATCGGCCGGCACGCCCACGGCGACCAGTACAAGGCCACCGACTTCAGGGTGCCCGGCCCCGGCACCCTGACGGTGACGTTCACGCCGGAGGACGGCTCGGAGCCGATCGAGCTCCAGGTCGCGCAGTACCCCGAGGGCGGCGGCGTCGCCATGGCGATGTACAACTTCCGCAGGTCCATCGAGGACTTCGCGCGCGCCTCGTTCCGGTACGGCCTGGCCCGCGACTACCCGGTCTACCTGTCGACCAAGAACACGATCCTCAAGTCCTACGACGGCATGTTCAAGGACGTGTTCGCCGAGATCTTCGAGGCGGAGTTCAAGGCCGAGTTCGACGCGCAGGGCCTGACCTACGAGCACCGCCTCATCGACGACATGGTCGCCGCGGCCATGAAGTGGGAGGGCGGCTACGTCTGGGCCACCAAGAACTACGACGGTGACGTCCAGTCCGACACCGTGGCGCAGGGCTTCGGCTCGCTGGGCCTGATGACCTCGGTGCTGATGACCCCCGACGGCCGCACCGTCGAGGCCGAGGCCGCCCACGGCACGGTGACCCGCCACTACCGGCAGCACCAGCAGGGCAAGCCCACCTCGACCAACCCGATCGCGTCGATCTTCGCCTGGACGCGCGGGCTGGCCCACCGGGGCAAGCTCGACAACACCCCCGAGGTCACCGGTTTCGCCCAGACGCTCGAGCAGGTCTGCATCGAGACCGTCGAGAGCGGCCAGATGACCAAGGACCTGGCCCTGCTCGTCCCCGGCGAGCAGCCCTGGCTGACCACGCAGGAGTTCCTGCACGCGCTCGACGTCAACCTCCAGAAGAAGGTCAACGGAGCCTGA
- a CDS encoding malate dehydrogenase, translating to MTSTPVTVTVTGAAGQIGYALLFRIASGQLLGPDVPVRLRLLEITPALKAAEGTAMELDDCAFPLLTGIDITDDLKAGFDGTNVALLVGARPRTKGMERGDLLEANGGIFKPQGEAINAHAADDVKVLVVGNPANTNALIARSHAPDVPADRFTAMTRLDHNRALAQLSKKAGVAVSEIKKMTIWGNHSATQYPDIFRAEIGGRSAAAVVDDQAWLENDFIPTVAKRGAAIIEARGASSAASAAGAAIDHVHTWVNGTAEGDWTSMAVVSDGSYGVPEGLISSFPVTTSGGRWEIVQGLEIDDFSRGRIDASVAELAEERDAVRGLGLI from the coding sequence ATGACCAGCACCCCAGTCACCGTCACCGTCACCGGCGCCGCCGGACAGATCGGCTACGCACTGCTGTTCCGGATCGCCTCCGGGCAGCTCCTCGGACCCGACGTACCCGTGCGGCTGCGGCTGCTGGAGATCACGCCGGCGCTGAAGGCCGCCGAGGGCACCGCGATGGAGTTGGACGACTGCGCGTTCCCGCTGCTGACCGGGATCGACATCACCGACGACCTCAAGGCCGGCTTCGACGGCACCAACGTGGCCCTGCTGGTCGGCGCGCGGCCGCGGACCAAGGGCATGGAGCGCGGCGACCTGCTGGAGGCCAACGGCGGCATCTTCAAGCCGCAGGGCGAGGCCATCAACGCGCACGCCGCCGACGACGTCAAGGTGCTGGTGGTCGGCAACCCGGCCAACACGAACGCGCTGATCGCCCGTTCGCACGCCCCGGACGTGCCGGCCGACCGGTTCACCGCGATGACCCGCCTGGACCACAACCGGGCGCTGGCCCAGTTGTCGAAGAAGGCCGGTGTCGCCGTCTCCGAGATCAAGAAGATGACCATCTGGGGCAACCACTCCGCCACCCAGTACCCGGACATCTTCCGCGCCGAGATCGGCGGCCGGTCCGCCGCCGCCGTGGTGGACGACCAGGCGTGGCTGGAGAACGACTTCATCCCGACCGTGGCCAAGCGCGGTGCGGCGATCATCGAGGCCCGGGGCGCCTCGTCGGCCGCCTCCGCCGCCGGCGCCGCGATCGACCACGTCCACACCTGGGTGAACGGCACCGCCGAGGGCGACTGGACCTCCATGGCCGTGGTGTCCGACGGCTCCTACGGGGTGCCCGAGGGCCTGATCTCCTCGTTCCCGGTGACGACCTCCGGCGGCCGGTGGGAGATCGTGCAGGGTCTGGAGATCGATGACTTCTCCCGGGGCAGGATCGACGCCTCGGTGGCCGAACTGGCCGAGGAGCGCGACGCGGTGCGCGGTCTGGGTCTCATCTGA